In a genomic window of Polycladomyces abyssicola:
- the asnB gene encoding asparagine synthase (glutamine-hydrolyzing): MCGITGWIDWKRDLRNQGAILETMNQTHCRRGPDAEGKWLSQHAALGHRRLAVIDLEGGAQPMVRRTEERTYVIVYNGELYNMDELRRELEQCGHRMESRSDTELVLRAYMQWGPACMSRLRGIFAYAIWDEAEKRLFLARDRIGVKPLFYAVRDGAFLFGSELKSLLAHPDVEPVIDAEGLAEVLVMSPARTPGHGVFRGVEELRAGWWMIVDRDGIRKQPYWTLESREHTDDLPTTIERVRSLFQDTVRRQLVSDVPVGTMLSGGLDSSAISAWASRVMEEEGRGPVDTFSVDYVGNDRHFTPNEFQPNSDAPWVKRMSEYLQSRHHVIEVDLPELVSALADALRARDLPGMTDVDASLLLFCKEIKQSATMVLSGECADEVFGGYPWFHRREMLEADTFPWARMTDQRVRFLSPDVTRMTRPDEYVQERYREAIAEVPALEREEDSNARMREMFYLNLTRWMPTLLDRKDRMSMAVGLEVRVPFCDHPLVEYMWNVPWEWKALEGREKGLLRRALTGILPDDVLWRKKSPYPKTHDPGYLTAVRNQVLQLLDDPQSPLRDLLDIEAVRSFARADLSKVHLPWFGQLMNVPQLFAHWWQLDMWMREYGVTIQA; encoded by the coding sequence ATGTGCGGTATCACGGGATGGATTGACTGGAAACGGGATTTGCGAAACCAGGGTGCGATTTTGGAGACAATGAACCAAACCCATTGTCGCCGCGGACCGGATGCAGAGGGAAAATGGCTGTCTCAACACGCGGCATTGGGTCATCGGCGTCTGGCCGTGATCGACCTGGAAGGGGGGGCCCAGCCGATGGTCCGTCGGACCGAGGAACGAACATACGTCATTGTCTACAATGGCGAATTGTACAATATGGACGAACTGCGGCGGGAGTTGGAACAATGCGGCCACCGTATGGAATCGCGATCCGACACCGAGTTGGTATTGCGGGCGTACATGCAATGGGGACCGGCATGCATGAGCCGATTGCGGGGAATTTTTGCTTACGCCATTTGGGATGAAGCGGAGAAACGACTTTTTCTGGCACGAGATCGTATCGGGGTAAAACCGTTGTTTTATGCGGTACGTGATGGGGCGTTTCTGTTCGGTTCCGAGCTGAAATCCTTGTTGGCACATCCCGATGTGGAACCAGTGATTGACGCCGAGGGGTTGGCAGAAGTGCTGGTGATGTCGCCGGCGCGAACACCTGGCCACGGTGTGTTCCGGGGAGTGGAGGAATTGCGCGCCGGATGGTGGATGATCGTGGATCGGGACGGGATCCGCAAACAACCGTACTGGACATTGGAAAGCCGGGAACACACCGATGATCTGCCAACCACGATCGAACGGGTACGGTCGTTGTTCCAGGATACTGTTCGCCGGCAGTTAGTATCAGACGTGCCGGTTGGAACGATGCTGTCCGGCGGTCTGGACTCCAGTGCCATCTCCGCTTGGGCGTCCCGGGTGATGGAAGAGGAAGGACGCGGCCCCGTGGATACTTTTTCCGTCGACTACGTAGGGAATGACCGGCATTTCACGCCGAACGAGTTTCAGCCCAATTCCGATGCACCTTGGGTCAAACGGATGAGTGAATATTTGCAGTCTCGTCATCACGTCATCGAAGTGGATTTACCGGAATTGGTCTCAGCGCTGGCGGATGCCCTTCGGGCACGGGATCTGCCGGGGATGACGGATGTGGACGCTTCCCTGCTCCTGTTTTGCAAGGAAATCAAACAATCAGCCACGATGGTACTTTCGGGCGAATGTGCCGACGAAGTGTTTGGGGGCTATCCATGGTTTCACCGACGGGAAATGTTGGAAGCAGACACGTTTCCTTGGGCGCGTATGACGGATCAGCGGGTTCGCTTTCTCTCTCCGGATGTGACGCGGATGACGCGGCCTGACGAGTATGTACAGGAGCGGTATCGGGAAGCGATTGCCGAGGTGCCCGCTTTGGAGAGAGAGGAGGATTCCAATGCGCGGATGCGGGAGATGTTTTACCTCAACCTCACGCGTTGGATGCCGACCCTGTTGGACCGTAAAGACCGCATGAGTATGGCGGTCGGATTGGAAGTGCGGGTGCCGTTTTGCGATCATCCGCTGGTTGAATACATGTGGAATGTTCCATGGGAATGGAAGGCGTTGGAGGGGAGGGAAAAGGGATTACTCAGACGGGCGTTGACCGGCATCCTGCCTGATGATGTATTGTGGCGCAAAAAAAGTCCCTATCCGAAAACACACGATCCGGGTTATTTAACCGCTGTGAGGAATCAGGTCCTGCAATTGCTGGACGATCCACAATCCCCGTTGCGTGATCTTTTGGATATAGAAGCGGTTCGATCGTTTGCACGTGCCGATCTTTCCAAAGTACATCTCCCTTGGTTCGGCCAACTGATGAACGTACCGCAATTGTTTGCCCATTGGTGGCAACTGGATATGTGGATGCGCGAATACGGCGTGACGATCCAGGCATGA
- a CDS encoding DUF1540 domain-containing protein: MARDVLCEVNNCTYWGEGNKCKADRIYVVSHRGEQAKNSEETDCHTFKPK, from the coding sequence ATGGCGCGAGATGTACTGTGCGAAGTCAACAATTGCACTTACTGGGGCGAAGGTAACAAATGCAAGGCCGATCGGATCTATGTCGTCAGTCATCGTGGGGAACAAGCAAAAAATTCCGAGGAAACCGATTGTCACACGTTTAAGCCGAAATGA
- a CDS encoding class I SAM-dependent methyltransferase, with protein sequence MPNDKEIRVVVGAGSFINNPGWIHTQEEELNLLKREDWIRRFHSGSLTAILAEHVWEHLTYEEGVRAARICFEFLKPGGYIRCAVPDGFFPDPEYQRIVQVGGPGPKDHPAASHKIVYNYRTLTQMFEEAGFETKLLEYCDENGQFHYRHWDPGDGKIYRSLRFDYRNRDGNLRFVSIIVDAIKQQ encoded by the coding sequence ATGCCGAATGATAAAGAGATCCGCGTCGTGGTGGGAGCCGGTAGTTTCATCAACAATCCTGGGTGGATCCACACTCAGGAAGAGGAGCTCAATCTCCTGAAGCGGGAAGATTGGATCCGACGTTTTCATTCAGGAAGCCTCACCGCCATCTTGGCCGAACATGTGTGGGAGCATCTCACTTATGAAGAGGGAGTACGGGCGGCACGCATTTGCTTCGAGTTTTTGAAGCCGGGTGGTTATATTCGTTGTGCCGTACCGGACGGTTTTTTCCCAGATCCCGAATATCAGCGAATTGTACAAGTGGGAGGACCGGGACCGAAAGATCACCCCGCCGCCAGCCACAAGATCGTCTACAATTACCGCACTTTAACACAGATGTTTGAAGAGGCCGGTTTTGAGACGAAGCTACTGGAATACTGCGACGAAAACGGACAGTTTCATTACCGCCACTGGGATCCAGGGGATGGGAAAATATACCGTTCGCTACGTTTTGACTACCGCAACAGGGACGGCAATCTAAGATTCGTATCGATCATTGTGGATGCGATCAAGCAGCAGTAA
- a CDS encoding 3'-5' exonuclease yields the protein MAQSVPEKLPSNATAGERLLFQVLRHFLPDDYIVYYEPDIQGMRPDFVVIGPDLGLVVLEVKDYTKNALHRLNPDQWFIQTADGLTVQKSPLKQARDYAFRIAKLLERDKSLIQLEGKYKYRLKFPYGYGVVMTRLTQLDLDRHALTDVLNPKLCLTRDDIDPQSESFSPANLLDKIKNMFVAPFRHVPLSQRDIRTIRYHLFPEVRISAEYKPVRPLPGSQYALVELDDVKVMDIQQENLAKQIGDKHRLIRGVAGSGKTLILASRAKILAESHPDWRILVLCYNIALARYIDQMIQHKLRENIGESSEMSTVNPPPTHGRITVRHFHRWLKEELGIHEDQIPDVLTRLEKGEGHFPQYDAVLIDEGQDFSSEWLKLLVKLLNPETMSLLIVEDGAQTVYSRRRNFAQDIGLSFRGRSRVLKTNYRNTAPIIQMAWDFYQTHGLDDHDQEDDMEVIPPESSQRPGNPPVIHKASSMSEELAWVAEQIERLHYEKRVPYEEIAVLYRYNNRSYPIVRLLQQYLKQRGIPYYWISESQDTKMNFNKDEAAVKICTIHSSKGLDFKAAFVVGVDSMPFHHQEVKPAQEASLLYIGMTRARDYLFVSYSGESTFTPYFDRLLQREAVRA from the coding sequence ATGGCCCAAAGTGTACCTGAGAAGCTCCCTTCAAACGCCACCGCAGGTGAACGACTGTTGTTCCAAGTGTTGCGCCACTTTTTACCCGACGATTATATTGTCTATTATGAACCGGACATTCAAGGCATGCGCCCGGACTTTGTCGTGATTGGGCCGGATTTGGGGCTGGTCGTGCTGGAAGTCAAAGATTACACCAAAAATGCATTGCACCGGCTGAATCCGGACCAATGGTTCATCCAGACAGCTGATGGTTTGACCGTACAAAAAAGTCCGCTGAAACAAGCGCGAGATTATGCTTTTCGGATCGCCAAACTGTTGGAACGGGATAAAAGTTTGATTCAACTCGAGGGGAAATACAAGTATCGTCTGAAATTTCCTTACGGTTACGGTGTTGTGATGACCCGTCTCACCCAACTGGATCTGGATCGGCATGCCCTCACGGATGTATTGAATCCCAAACTGTGCCTGACACGGGATGACATCGACCCACAGAGCGAATCTTTCTCCCCTGCCAATCTGTTGGATAAAATCAAAAACATGTTCGTTGCGCCGTTCCGACATGTTCCACTCAGTCAAAGGGACATCCGGACCATCCGTTATCATCTGTTCCCTGAAGTGCGGATCAGTGCGGAATATAAACCTGTCCGCCCGTTACCTGGTTCCCAGTATGCACTGGTGGAACTGGATGATGTAAAAGTGATGGATATCCAGCAGGAGAACCTGGCCAAACAAATTGGTGACAAACATCGGTTGATTCGCGGCGTGGCGGGAAGTGGAAAAACACTGATTCTGGCCAGCCGGGCCAAGATTTTGGCTGAGTCCCACCCGGATTGGCGCATTCTCGTTTTGTGTTACAATATCGCTTTGGCTCGCTATATTGATCAGATGATCCAGCACAAATTGCGGGAAAATATCGGCGAATCCAGCGAAATGTCAACGGTAAACCCGCCCCCGACCCATGGTCGAATTACGGTCCGTCATTTTCACCGGTGGCTGAAGGAGGAGCTCGGGATTCACGAGGATCAAATCCCTGACGTTCTCACACGCCTGGAAAAAGGGGAAGGGCATTTTCCACAATATGATGCGGTGTTAATCGATGAGGGTCAGGATTTTTCCAGTGAATGGTTGAAACTTTTGGTGAAACTGCTCAATCCGGAAACGATGTCCCTTTTGATCGTTGAGGATGGTGCCCAGACCGTCTATTCCCGCCGGCGAAACTTTGCACAAGATATTGGTTTGAGCTTCCGGGGACGTTCCCGTGTATTAAAGACCAACTACCGCAACACCGCACCGATTATCCAGATGGCATGGGACTTTTATCAAACCCATGGGTTGGATGACCACGATCAGGAGGACGATATGGAGGTGATCCCTCCTGAAAGCTCTCAACGCCCCGGCAATCCACCCGTCATCCACAAAGCCTCGTCCATGTCGGAAGAATTGGCATGGGTGGCAGAACAGATTGAACGGTTGCATTACGAAAAACGGGTACCTTATGAGGAAATCGCCGTTTTATATCGCTACAACAATCGATCATACCCAATTGTACGGCTCCTTCAGCAATACCTGAAACAAAGGGGAATTCCGTATTACTGGATATCAGAAAGCCAAGACACCAAAATGAATTTCAACAAAGATGAAGCAGCTGTCAAGATCTGCACGATACACAGCAGTAAGGGGCTGGACTTCAAGGCAGCTTTCGTGGTGGGCGTAGACAGCATGCCATTTCACCATCAAGAAGTCAAGCCGGCCCAAGAAGCTTCCTTGCTGTACATAGGAATGACGAGGGCCCGTGACTATTTGTTTGTATCCTACTCCGGAGAATCGACCTTCACCCCGTATTTTGACCGGTTATTGCAACGGGAGGCGGTAAGGGCCTAG
- a CDS encoding TetR/AcrR family transcriptional regulator — protein MRHETIDLIFDAAVEVFAEYGFERAKVDDIAMKAGIAKGTIYYHFKSKEELFVALMNEGLEKMLDHARTEMEQAEPPREQLRRMLAAQVRFLIGHGTFTKLLLTEVWGSKERQQAFRSRIRQYIDLIEQVLRRGTEQGIFHLTHPNETAASIFGAVGVAVLHTIYRCQDQSEQMEAEIPKIIDTLEHLLFNGITA, from the coding sequence ATGCGTCATGAAACGATCGATCTGATCTTCGATGCAGCTGTCGAAGTTTTTGCTGAATATGGTTTTGAACGGGCCAAAGTGGATGATATCGCCATGAAGGCGGGCATCGCCAAAGGGACGATTTACTATCATTTCAAAAGCAAGGAAGAGCTTTTTGTCGCTTTGATGAACGAAGGTTTAGAAAAAATGCTGGATCACGCACGCACAGAGATGGAACAGGCCGAACCTCCCCGGGAACAGCTTCGCCGCATGTTGGCGGCTCAGGTGCGTTTTTTGATCGGACACGGGACGTTCACCAAGCTCCTATTGACGGAAGTGTGGGGGTCCAAGGAACGGCAACAGGCGTTTCGAAGTCGCATCCGTCAATACATTGATCTCATCGAACAGGTATTGCGCAGGGGAACGGAGCAGGGAATATTTCACTTGACCCATCCAAATGAAACGGCCGCTTCCATTTTTGGTGCTGTCGGTGTAGCGGTTTTGCACACGATTTATCGTTGTCAGGATCAATCGGAACAAATGGAGGCGGAAATCCCCAAAATCATCGACACATTGGAACATCTGTTGTTTAACGGGATCACCGCTTGA
- a CDS encoding YhgE/Pip domain-containing protein, with the protein MRRKAWRWPQTYGLMNMWEKPGLRLGLLGIILVPVVYSFIYLWAFYDPYAQVDRLPVAVVNEDQGAVADGKAVRAGDDLVKELKKEKKLDWDFVSRKEMEKGFREDRYYFGVVIPRDFSRRAVSVNSAAPLKGELEFYVDEGKNFISSQIGRKAFLAMEGEIQRQLTEMYARGMLDKMKRSTQDLSKAADGAGTLADSTSQAASAGRKIHSGVKRLEQGAQRLKQGGDQLDNGAQALAQGAAQAGDGAGQLAAGAERLNSGIHQLSQGIQRGAKGAAQLNEGARQVKDGLQEASRKVNDRLLPGSAQVAEGSEKVAEGAEQAQVTYQQLLKRYPWLKADPDGIKLAVILTGMRDGGQRLSDGADQLHQGVTQLNDGLNRLTDGQDRVVQGTEQLRDGIVQQQAGAAQLVSGSSQLAGKLRELQQGMANLTSGISQWRDGLSQWIAGQKQLSGALAQLDDGTDRLSDGLTRITDGQIQLAHGLVEGTDQARNQLRGADAKAKMMADPVDIKEDRLNPVPNYATALTPYFLSLSLWVGGLILFTILDLYRSPWEKQQRISWVAGGLIGVLQAVVATTALTRGLGISPQHPVGVYAFAILMSFAFIALNQMLVLLLNNVGRFLSILLLMLQLTSSGGTYPVELLPAFFRHIHPYLPMTYSVDGLRAAVTTGDVSVLERDAWILVGFMAVALLIVELYRVWQGFRLRRTKRGEAGVTV; encoded by the coding sequence TTGCGAAGAAAAGCATGGAGATGGCCCCAAACGTACGGTCTGATGAACATGTGGGAAAAACCGGGCTTGCGGTTGGGGCTGTTGGGAATCATCTTGGTCCCTGTTGTTTACAGTTTTATTTATCTGTGGGCATTTTATGATCCTTATGCACAGGTGGACCGCCTCCCTGTCGCCGTGGTGAATGAGGATCAGGGAGCGGTGGCGGATGGGAAGGCAGTCCGTGCCGGTGATGATCTGGTCAAGGAGTTGAAAAAGGAAAAGAAATTGGATTGGGATTTTGTTTCGCGCAAAGAAATGGAGAAAGGATTTCGGGAAGACCGCTATTATTTCGGTGTTGTCATTCCACGGGATTTTTCCCGCAGGGCGGTAAGTGTGAACAGTGCCGCTCCGTTGAAAGGGGAATTAGAGTTTTATGTGGATGAAGGGAAAAATTTCATTTCCTCCCAAATCGGCCGTAAGGCTTTTTTGGCCATGGAAGGAGAAATCCAGCGACAGTTGACTGAGATGTACGCTCGGGGTATGTTGGATAAAATGAAGCGCTCCACCCAAGATTTGTCCAAAGCTGCTGATGGAGCCGGAACATTGGCCGACTCCACCAGTCAGGCAGCATCTGCCGGGCGCAAGATCCATTCGGGTGTCAAACGGTTGGAACAGGGAGCCCAGCGATTGAAACAAGGCGGTGACCAGCTGGACAACGGTGCCCAAGCATTGGCACAGGGCGCTGCCCAAGCTGGCGATGGAGCAGGTCAATTAGCTGCCGGAGCAGAACGGCTGAATAGCGGAATTCATCAATTATCTCAGGGGATTCAGCGGGGAGCAAAGGGAGCCGCCCAACTGAACGAGGGCGCGCGGCAAGTGAAGGATGGTTTGCAGGAAGCCTCTCGTAAAGTGAACGACCGGTTGTTGCCGGGCTCCGCACAAGTAGCCGAGGGAAGTGAAAAAGTGGCTGAAGGGGCGGAACAGGCCCAAGTGACCTACCAACAACTGCTCAAACGCTATCCCTGGCTTAAAGCGGACCCCGACGGCATCAAACTGGCGGTCATTTTGACGGGAATGCGTGACGGTGGACAACGGCTGTCCGATGGAGCTGATCAACTGCATCAGGGAGTGACGCAATTAAACGACGGATTGAACCGTTTGACTGACGGACAGGATCGGGTGGTTCAGGGAACCGAACAACTGCGCGACGGGATCGTTCAACAACAAGCGGGTGCGGCGCAATTGGTATCCGGATCGTCGCAACTTGCCGGCAAATTGCGTGAACTTCAGCAAGGAATGGCTAACCTGACGTCCGGCATCAGTCAATGGCGAGACGGACTCAGTCAATGGATTGCCGGTCAGAAACAACTATCGGGTGCGCTGGCCCAATTGGATGATGGTACCGATCGCTTGAGTGACGGATTGACCCGTATCACTGATGGTCAAATCCAATTGGCTCATGGATTGGTTGAGGGTACGGATCAAGCTCGCAATCAGCTGCGGGGAGCGGATGCCAAAGCCAAGATGATGGCTGATCCGGTCGATATAAAGGAAGACCGATTGAACCCGGTGCCCAACTATGCGACTGCTTTAACTCCGTATTTCCTGTCGCTTTCCTTGTGGGTGGGCGGCTTGATTCTGTTTACGATTCTGGATCTTTATCGGTCCCCGTGGGAGAAACAACAACGCATCTCCTGGGTTGCGGGGGGACTGATCGGTGTATTGCAAGCGGTCGTGGCCACAACGGCGCTTACGAGGGGATTGGGCATTTCCCCGCAACATCCTGTGGGAGTTTACGCGTTTGCGATCCTTATGTCGTTTGCGTTTATCGCGTTGAATCAAATGTTGGTACTGTTGTTGAACAACGTGGGCCGTTTCCTGTCCATTTTGCTGTTGATGCTGCAATTGACTTCCAGTGGAGGCACCTATCCCGTTGAATTGTTGCCGGCCTTTTTCCGTCACATTCATCCCTACTTGCCGATGACCTATTCTGTGGATGGATTGCGTGCCGCCGTTACTACCGGGGATGTTAGTGTGTTGGAACGTGACGCCTGGATTTTGGTCGGGTTTATGGCAGTTGCTTTGCTGATCGTGGAATTGTACCGCGTA